A genomic stretch from Coregonus clupeaformis isolate EN_2021a chromosome 23, ASM2061545v1, whole genome shotgun sequence includes:
- the LOC121536744 gene encoding 2-oxoglutarate receptor 1, which produces MTSEDSDNKTSECFPVDEYIKRYYLPFMYGIIFIVGLVGNITSIIIYVVRLRPWKSSSIIMVNLALADLLYVLCLPFLVHYYIHDDWIMGEVMCRIVRFSFHFNLYGSILFLTCLSVFRYVVVVHPLMAAQVQRKSWGVIACLAVWFISVLEIIPMVYMITVEKTENNMTSCLDFASNDPEVVWVYGWLLTVLCYLLPLVVVCLSYARVACELAGGPHESRPSRVRARRLTVLILVVFVLCFTPFHILRALRVYTRMEAQRLLPCMLLRGVNAAYTISRPLAGLNTFFNLALYTLAGDRFHQAVLGLLGWRPQFLKTKRPIMVAVIGQPGSNSMSQANLPKS; this is translated from the coding sequence ATGACTAGCGAAGACAGTGATAATAAGACTTCTGAATGTTTCCCAGTGGATGAGTACATAAAGAGATACTACCTTCCGTTCATGTATGGGATCATCTTTATAGTGGGGCTTGTGGGTAACATCACCTCAATCATCATCTACGTGGTCAGGCTGCGCCCATGGAagagcagcagcatcatcatggTGAACCTTGCCTTGGCAGACCTCCTGTATGTTCTGTGTCTGCCCTTCCTGGTCCACTACTACATCCATGACGACTGGATCATGGGCGAGGTCATGTGTCGCATTGTCCGCTTTAGCTTCCACTTCAACCTGTATGGCAGCATCCTCTTCCTCACCTGCCTGAGTGTGTTCCGCTATGTGGTTGTGGTCCACCCGCTGATGGCAGCCCAGGTGCAGAGGAAGAGCTGGGGTGTCATCGCCTGCCTGGCTGTGTGGTTCATATCTGTGTTGGAGATTATACCCATGGTCTACATGATCACTGTGGAGAAGACTGAGAACAATATGACTTCATGCCTAGATTTTGCTAGTAATGATCCAGAAGTGGTGTGGGTCTATGGCTGGCTACTCACAGTCCTGTGCTACCTACTCCCCCTAGTGGTGGTGTGCCTGAGCTACGCCCGTGTTGCATGTGAGCTGGCCGGTGGGCCCCATGAGAGCCGTCCGAGCAGGGTGCGTGCCCGCAGGCTGACTGTGCTGATCCTGGTTGTGTTTGTGCTATGTTTCACACCCTTCCACATCCTCCGTGCCCTGCGGGTTTACACCCGGATGGAAGCCCAAAGACTGTTGCCCTGTATGCTACTGAGGGGGGTCAATGCAGCCTACACCATCTCCAGACCCCTGGCAGGGCTCAACACCTTCTTCAACCTGGCTCTGTACACGCTGGCTGGAGACAGGTTCCACCAGGCGGTCCTTGGCCTCCTCGGCTGGAGACCCCAGTTTCTCAAGACCAAGAGGCCCATCATGGTGGCCGTGATCGGCCAACCAGGCAGCAACAGTATGTCACAGGCTAACCTGCCAAAGAGCTGA